One genomic segment of Centropristis striata isolate RG_2023a ecotype Rhode Island chromosome 11, C.striata_1.0, whole genome shotgun sequence includes these proteins:
- the LOC131980151 gene encoding immunoglobulin lambda-like polypeptide 5, producing the protein MILLHNVDWFTSADTFSSRQVFVRVFFTVGGRWNEWYYIFGSGTKLFVGEQVVKPVVSVYPAAPRAHLEGKSSLLCLVSAMFPPLVRISWKRRKENGPLEELPPAEGEQLELRESGHTAAILLLRQQESSTYKYHCYVFIVEAPTEQEVPAPAASCPPEREPADLLALQQADWSFQSQCRVKLLCLLYTVLTVKSLVFCCGIVLLMILRNKGPSTNCTHAD; encoded by the exons ATGATACTGCTTCATAATGTGGACTGGTTCACCTCAGCTGACACattcagcagcagacaggttTTTGTACGAGTCTTTTTCACTGTGGGAGGCAGATGGAACGAATGGTACTACATCTTTGGCTCTGGAACTAAACTGTTTGTAG GTGAGCAGGTAGTGAAGCCCGTGGTGAGCGTGTACCCAGCAGCACCCAGAGCCCACCTGGAGGGGAAGAGCTCCCTGCTGTGTCTGGTCTCAGCCATGTTTCCTCCTCTGGTCCGCATCTCCTGGAAAAGACGAAAGGAGAACGGTCCTCTGGAGGAGCTGCCCCCTGCTGAGggagagcagctggagctcaGAGAGTCGGGACAcaccgccgccatcttgctgctcCGTCAGCAAGAGAGCAGCACGTATAAATACCACTGCTACGTATTTATAGTGGAGGCCCCAACAGAACAAG AGGTTCCAGCTCCAGCAGCCTCCTGTCCTCCAGAGAGAGAGCCAGCAGACCTGCTAGCTCTGCAGCAAGCTGACT ggtccTTCCAGTCTCAGTGCAGGGTGAAGCTGCTCTGCCTGCTGTACACAGTGCTGACAGTGAAGAGTCTGGTGTTCTGCTGTGGAATCGTTCTGCTGATGATCCTCAGAAACAAGGGACCGTCTACCAACTGCACACATGCTGACTGA